DNA sequence from the Streptomyces sp. HUAS 15-9 genome:
CTGTCGCGCCACACCCGGGACGGCGCCTCGCCCATGCCGACCGCGAGGCCCGCACCGAACTTGGCCTCGGCCGTGGACGCCCGCGCCGCCGCCGCGACCATGCGGCCGTGGTAGTAGTCCAGCATGTCGAGCACGCCGGGGATCCAGCCCGAGCCCTGCTCGGTCAGGACCAGCTTGAGCCCCGGGTGGCGGCGGAAGGCGCCGCCGAAGACGAGGTGCCACAGCGCGCGGTGGGAGAACCAGGTCGTCTCGACCATGAAGACCGCGCGGGCGGCCGGTTCGTCGCCGAGCGGAGGGGACGCCGAGCCCGCGTGGTGGTTGACGGGGACGCCGAGTTCCGCGCAGACGGCCCAGATCGGGTCGTACGCCTTCGAGTACAGCTCGGGCAGGCCGGAGCCAGGCGGTGTGCCGGGCAGCATCGGGCCGCCCCTGAGGCCCGCCGCGACCGCCCACCGGATCTCCTTCACGGCCTCCTCCACGTCGTTCAGGAGGATCTGGAAGACGCCCGCCCGGCGGCCGGGCGCGGCCGCGCAGAAGTCGGCCAGCCAGCGGTTGTGGGCGCGCAGCCCCGCCCAGCGCATCTCGAACTCCGCCGCGGTCGGTGCCGGGGCCATCAGCGAGCCGGAGGGAAAGAACGGCGGGATGGTGTTCGGGAAGACGACCTCAGCGACGATGCCGTCCCGCTCCAGCTCCGCGAGGCGGCGCTCGGAGTTCCAGTTCCTGTCGGCCGTGTCGGCGAGCAGGTCCTCGTACGGGTTGACGTAGGTGGCCGCCCACGCGTCGAACGCGTCGTGGTGGCGCTTGTCCAAGTAGGGCCGGTAGTCGAGCAGATCGGCGCCCGCGTGGCAGTCGGCCGAGATCACCGTGTAGCGGTCGTCGCTCATGGCGTCACCCCCAGGACCGGGAAGTCGTTGTCGGTCAGCCAGTGCCGGCCCGCCTCGCGCGAACGCGCCCAGGACGCCTCGACGGCCGCCTGGTCGTCCGGCTGGCCGAGGTCGGCGGGCGTGGGGCCGATGCGGCGGGCCAGCGGGGTGAGCCGCTCGACGTCGAAGCCGAAGACGTCGGCCGCCGCCAGGCCCAGCATGCGGCGCGTCTCGGTGACCGGGATGTCGTGGAAGGTGCGCCGCAGCCACGCGCGCGTGTCGGGCCAGGTGCCCTCGGGGTGCGGGAAGTCGCTGCCCCACAGGATGTTGTCGACGCCGATCTCGTAGCGCTGGGCGAGTTCGCGGCGCTTGGTGTTGGTCGCGCAGATGAAGATCTGGCGGTCGAGGTACTCGTGCGGCGGGCGCTTCAGCTCCTCGAAGGGGGAGAGCTTCTTGCCGCCGTGCGCGCCGAGGTAGAGCCGGTCCATGAACCACAGCAGGTTGGGCAGCCACCAGCAGCCCGACTCGGCGACCCCGAACCTGAGGCCGGGGTGCCGCTCGAACACGCCCGACCACAGCAGGAACCAGAGCGGCCGCGCGGGCCACCAGGTGACCTCGGCGACATAGATGCCCAGGTGGTCGCCGTACTCGTGGCGCGGGGCCGCGCCGGAGTGGGTGACCACGGGCATCCCGCACTCGGCGGCCGCCGCCCACACGGGGTCGTAACGGCGGTCGTGATAGGGCTTCTTGTCGACCCACATGGAGGGGATCATCAGGGCGCCGAGACCGGACTCCCTGGCCCGGTGGACCTCGGCGACGACGTCGGGGACCTCGCCGGTGATGGGCAACAGGGCGACCCCGCAGTGCCGTTCGGGGTGCTGCGACACGAAGTCCGCCAGCCAGCGGTTGTGCGCCCGCGCACCCGCCATGCCCAGCTCAGGGTCCTGGTCGCCGGACAGCCCCAGACCGACCCCGAAGGGCGCGGCCGTCCGGCTGTCCACGGCGTCGGCGTCCGGGAAGACGACCTCGGCGACCACTC
Encoded proteins:
- a CDS encoding amidohydrolase family protein, whose product is MSDDRYTVISADCHAGADLLDYRPYLDKRHHDAFDAWAATYVNPYEDLLADTADRNWNSERRLAELERDGIVAEVVFPNTIPPFFPSGSLMAPAPTAAEFEMRWAGLRAHNRWLADFCAAAPGRRAGVFQILLNDVEEAVKEIRWAVAAGLRGGPMLPGTPPGSGLPELYSKAYDPIWAVCAELGVPVNHHAGSASPPLGDEPAARAVFMVETTWFSHRALWHLVFGGAFRRHPGLKLVLTEQGSGWIPGVLDMLDYYHGRMVAAAARASTAEAKFGAGLAVGMGEAPSRVWRDSCFVGASFMRPHEVPLRDRIGLDKIMWGSDYPHDEGTYPYSREGLRFAFAGVPREEVAAMLGGNAARLYGFDLDLLDPIAAKAGPTVEELAEPLAQPPADATSPVFARGASVRVW
- a CDS encoding amidohydrolase family protein yields the protein MTGQDPYLIISSDCHAGLPTEEYRPYLDSRFHRDFDEFLAGQERRREEMTRLGIRNEAFASKWFQDNAEGLRGGWDTAQRLKELDGDGVVAEVVFPDADAVDSRTAAPFGVGLGLSGDQDPELGMAGARAHNRWLADFVSQHPERHCGVALLPITGEVPDVVAEVHRARESGLGALMIPSMWVDKKPYHDRRYDPVWAAAAECGMPVVTHSGAAPRHEYGDHLGIYVAEVTWWPARPLWFLLWSGVFERHPGLRFGVAESGCWWLPNLLWFMDRLYLGAHGGKKLSPFEELKRPPHEYLDRQIFICATNTKRRELAQRYEIGVDNILWGSDFPHPEGTWPDTRAWLRRTFHDIPVTETRRMLGLAAADVFGFDVERLTPLARRIGPTPADLGQPDDQAAVEASWARSREAGRHWLTDNDFPVLGVTP